One window from the genome of Diospyros lotus cultivar Yz01 chromosome 11, ASM1463336v1, whole genome shotgun sequence encodes:
- the LOC127812689 gene encoding formyltetrahydrofolate deformylase 2, mitochondrial isoform X2, with protein MSFFRRVNASVPQAFGFARRPFNSLKIAVDSLDSSAPPSLIHGIHQFHCPDVVGIVAKLSECIASRGGNILNADIFVPQNKQVFYSRSEFVFDPAKWPRVKMEEDFLQLSKMFNAITSVVRVPALDPKYKIAVLASKQDHCLVDLLHEWQDGLLPVDITCIISNHNRGPNTHVIRFLERHGIPYHHLHATNGNKRELEILELVQNTDFLVLARYMQAFDAGVKLIGATSHFVTEELDAGPIIEQMVERVSHRDNLRSFIQKSHNLEKQCLTKAIKSYCELRVLPYEENKTVVF; from the exons atgAGCTTCTTCCGACGAGTGAATGCGAGCGTTCCTCAAGCGTTTGGTTTTGCAAGAAGGCCATTCAATTCGCTGAAAATCGCCGTCGACTCCCTCGATTCCTCCGCCCCCCCTTCTCTCATCCACGGGATTCACCAATTCCATTGTCCA GATGTGGTCGGCATTGTCGCGAAGCTATCGGAATGTATCGCTTCGAGAGGGGGAAACATCCTGAACGCCGACATCTTTGTTCCTCAAAATAAGCAAGTCTTCTATTCCAGAAG CGAATTTGTATTTGATCCTGCTAAATGGCCACGGGTAAAGATGGAAGAAGACTTCCTGCAGTTGTCAAAGATGTTCAACGCAATAACATCTGTTGTTCGTGTGCCTGCTTTGGATCCCAAATACAAGATTGCAGTTCTCGCTTCAAAACAG GACCATTGTCTGGTTGATTTGTTGCATGAATGGCAGGATGGACTACTTCCGGTGGATATAACTTGCATAATAAG CAACCATAATAGAGGTCCAAACACCCATGTGATTCGTTTTCTTGAAAGGCATGGAATCCCTTATCATCATTTACACGCAACTAATGGGAATAAGAGAGAGCTAGAAATCTTGGAACTGGTTCAAAATACTGACTTTCTAGTACTTGCTAGATACATGCAg GCCTTTGATGCCGGAGTGAAATTAATTGGTGCAACTAGTCACTTCGTCACAGAAGAACTTGATGCAGGGCCTATTATTGAACAAATG GTTGAGAGAGTTTCACATAGAGATAATTTGCGAAGCTTCATACAAAAATCACACAACCTTGAGAAACAGTGCCTTACGAAGGCAATAAAATCGTACTGTGAATTGCGGGTGCTGCCTTACGAGGAAAACAAGACTGTTGTATTCTGA
- the LOC127812689 gene encoding formyltetrahydrofolate deformylase 1, mitochondrial isoform X1 — MSFFRRVNASVPQAFGFARRPFNSLKIAVDSLDSSAPPSLIHGIHQFHCPDVVGIVAKLSECIASRGGNILNADIFVPQNKQVFYSRSEFVFDPAKWPRVKMEEDFLQLSKMFNAITSVVRVPALDPKYKIAVLASKQDHCLVDLLHEWQDGLLPVDITCIISNHNRGPNTHVIRFLERHGIPYHHLHATNGNKRELEILELVQNTDFLVLARYMQVLSGDFLHSYGKDIINIHHGLLPSFKGGNPSKQAFDAGVKLIGATSHFVTEELDAGPIIEQMVERVSHRDNLRSFIQKSHNLEKQCLTKAIKSYCELRVLPYEENKTVVF; from the exons atgAGCTTCTTCCGACGAGTGAATGCGAGCGTTCCTCAAGCGTTTGGTTTTGCAAGAAGGCCATTCAATTCGCTGAAAATCGCCGTCGACTCCCTCGATTCCTCCGCCCCCCCTTCTCTCATCCACGGGATTCACCAATTCCATTGTCCA GATGTGGTCGGCATTGTCGCGAAGCTATCGGAATGTATCGCTTCGAGAGGGGGAAACATCCTGAACGCCGACATCTTTGTTCCTCAAAATAAGCAAGTCTTCTATTCCAGAAG CGAATTTGTATTTGATCCTGCTAAATGGCCACGGGTAAAGATGGAAGAAGACTTCCTGCAGTTGTCAAAGATGTTCAACGCAATAACATCTGTTGTTCGTGTGCCTGCTTTGGATCCCAAATACAAGATTGCAGTTCTCGCTTCAAAACAG GACCATTGTCTGGTTGATTTGTTGCATGAATGGCAGGATGGACTACTTCCGGTGGATATAACTTGCATAATAAG CAACCATAATAGAGGTCCAAACACCCATGTGATTCGTTTTCTTGAAAGGCATGGAATCCCTTATCATCATTTACACGCAACTAATGGGAATAAGAGAGAGCTAGAAATCTTGGAACTGGTTCAAAATACTGACTTTCTAGTACTTGCTAGATACATGCAg GTACTATCTGGAGATTTTTTGCATAGTTATGGAAAGGATATAATTAACATTCACCATGGTCTTTTGCCATCATTCAAGGGCGGGAATCCTTCTAAACAG GCCTTTGATGCCGGAGTGAAATTAATTGGTGCAACTAGTCACTTCGTCACAGAAGAACTTGATGCAGGGCCTATTATTGAACAAATG GTTGAGAGAGTTTCACATAGAGATAATTTGCGAAGCTTCATACAAAAATCACACAACCTTGAGAAACAGTGCCTTACGAAGGCAATAAAATCGTACTGTGAATTGCGGGTGCTGCCTTACGAGGAAAACAAGACTGTTGTATTCTGA